Proteins encoded together in one Triticum dicoccoides isolate Atlit2015 ecotype Zavitan chromosome 7B, WEW_v2.0, whole genome shotgun sequence window:
- the LOC119341105 gene encoding protein NRT1/ PTR FAMILY 8.3-like: MLPAGAQLLKTSGRPAIRAEESSATVPAMASGSEQREQAVALLDHPPAEGFLSQGAAEAYTTDGSLDLDGNPALKQRTGGWRACRTLLAIEFCYNLSINGITCNLITYLTVFLGMGNVAAARSVSTWQATSSVIPLAGAILADSYWGRYRTRVISFSTFAVGMILTALSAYLPLLVKNGISNVVSVQEFILFLGLYIIAVGVGGLRPCLMSFGADQFDDGDPLERRAKGPFFNWYVFTMYCGSTIASTGIVWVQDHYGWALGPTILAAVLAGGLSCLVATSHKYRFQPTRGSPLTGVCQVVVAAVRNFNVQLPSDSSLLYELPEDNPVMKGFERIEHTTDLQFFDKAAIVAPSNKEVEEADLPALRGPWRLCAVTQVEELKILVRMLPLLATIVFFYAVAAQVPSTFVEQGMAMDTTVGSARIPSASMSTFNVLTIVVLIPLYDRVFVPVARRLTGRENGISGLQRIGAGLAMPVLSMGAAAFLETARLRAAKASPRAPNGTSVLWQVPQYALEGVGQVLTTVGQFSFFYSQAPPAMKTVCTALGLLSIAAGEYLSSLLLTAVQWATATGGAPGWIPDDLNEGHLDRFFWMMAGLGCLNLMAFVSCAMRYKSRKAKCQRCGSNFVDNR; this comes from the exons ATGCTACCAGCGGGAGCTCAGCTTCTTAAGACGTCGGGCAGGCCAGCCATTAGAGCAGAGGAGTCTTCAGCCACCGTACCGGCCATGGCCTCCGGCAGCGAGCAGCGAGAGCAAGCAGTAGCCCTGCTCGACCACCCTCCCGCCGAG GGATTTCTGTCGCAGGGAGCGGCAGAGGCGTACACCACCGACGGGTCTCTCGACTTGGACGGCAACCCGGCGCTGAAGCAGCGCACGGGTGGATGGCGCGCTTGCCGCACACTTCTCG CTATTGAATTCTGCTACAACCTATCGATCAATGGGATCACGTGCAACCTCATCACGTACCTCACCGTCTTCCTGGGCATGGGCAATGTTGCGGCTGCAAGAAGTGTCTCCACCTGGCAGGCAACAAGCTCCGTCATCCCACTGGCCGGCGCTATCTTGGCCGACTCCTACTGGGGAAGGTACCGCACCAGGGTCATCTCCTTCTCCACCTTCGCGGTG GGGATGATCCTGACAGCTCTCTCGGCGTACCTGCCGTTGCTCGTCAAGAACGGCATATCGAACGTGGTGTCGGTTCAGGAGTTCATCCTCTTTCTGGGCCTTTACATTATCGCAGTCGGAGTAGGCGGTCTCCGGCCATGCCTGATGTCCTTTGGCGCCGACCAGTTCGACGACGGCGACCCGCTGGAGCGCAGGGCGAAAGGCCCCTTCTTCAACTGGTACGTGTTCACCATGTACTGCGGGTCGACGATAGCAAGCACCGGCATCGTGTGGGTTCAGGACCACTACGGCTGGGCACTGGGCCCGACGATCCTGGCAGCGGTCCTCGCCGGCGGGCTCTCCTGCCTGGTTGCGACATCGCACAAGTACAGGTTTCAGCCAACCCGTGGCAGCCCACTCACCGGAGTGTGCCAGGTCGTCGTTGCCGCCGTCAGAAACTTCAACGTCCAGTTGCCGTCCGATAGCTCTCTCCTCTACGAGCTGCCAGAGGACAATCCTGTGATGAAGGGATTTGAGAGGATAGAGCACACTACCGATCTTCA ATTCTTTGACAAGGCAGCCATTGTCGCGCCGTCGAacaaggaggtggaggaggcagacTTGCCGGCGTTGCGCGGTCCATGGAGGCTCTGTGCCGTGACGCAGGTGGAGGAGCTCAAGATCCTCGTGAGGATGCTGCCGCTCTTGGCCACCATCGTGTTCTTCTACGCCGTGGCGGCACAGGTCCCGTCAACTTTCGTGGAGCAGGGCATGGCGATGGACACCACCGTCGGCTCGGCGCGCATCCCGTCCGCGTCCATGTCCACCTTCAACGTGCTCACCATCGTCGTCCTGATCCCGCTCTACGACCGGGTGTTCGTGCCGGTGGCCAGGCGGCTCACCGGGAGGGAGAACGGCATCTCGGGGCTGCAGAGGATTGGCGCCGGCCTCGCCATGCCGGTGCTCAGCATGGGCGCCGCGGCGTTTCTCGAGACGGCACGCCTCCGCGCGGCAAAGGCGTCTCCGCGGGCGCCGAATGGGACCAGCGTGTTGTGGCAGGTGCCACAGTACGCGCTGGAGGGCGTGGGCCAGGTGCTCACCACCGTCGGGCAGTTCAGCTTCTTCTACAGCCAGGCGCCGCCCGCGATGAAGACAGTATGCACGGCGCTCGGGCTCCTCTCGATAGCAGCCGGGGAGTACCTGAGCTCGCTCCTGCTGACGGCCGTGCAgtgggcgacggcgaccggcggcgCGCCGGGGTGGATCCCCGACGACCTCAACGAGGGGCACTTGGATCGCTTCTTCTGGATGATGGCCGGACTGGGCTGCCTCAATCTGATGGCTTTTGTGAGCTGCGCCATGAGGTACAAATCAAGGAAGGCTAAATGCCAACGATGTGGCAGCAATTTCGTCGATAATCGTTAG